The genomic DNA CTTTTAACATACCTGTGCCGCCATCATTTGTTGCACTACCACCGAGTCCGATAATGAATTTTCGATAGTTTCGATCAAGAGCATATTTAATAAGCTCTCCAGTGCCATAGCTAGTTGCAAGTAAGGGATTTTTTTCATCTTCTGAAACAAGAGGTAACCCAGATGCTTGAGCCATTTCAATAACAGCTGTTTCTTCATCACCTAAAATACCTATTGATGCTTTAACGGGTTTTCCAAGTGGACCTTTCACTTTTACTTCGAATTTTGTACCACCAGAGGCAAATACAAGGTTATCCAATGTTCCTTCTCCACCATCTGCTAAGGGCAATCTAACAACAGAAGCTTGCGGAAAAACACGTAACACACCTTTTTCCACAGCAGTACAAATATCACGGGCAGAAATAGATCCTTTAAAAGAATCTGGAGCTACCACTATTTTCATAAAGTTCCCTCCTATAATGGTTTAAAATGGAAAAAACCAAGGGCTATTTGGCATGCCTTCTTTTTGTCCCCTTCGCCCTTGATAAGGGAATCTCAAACCATTGGCGTGTTTGTCAAGAGCGATTGCGGGTACTTCCAATACAAAAAAGAGAGAAAAACAAACCCTCAGGTTACTTTTTCATAGAAGTTTTGACACTACCCATTTTCTACTTTAAGAAATTAGGAAGCCATAATGAAATTGCTGGTAAGTATGAAATCAATATGATATCAACCAATAATACAATATAGAATGGTATAAGCGGCTTTAGAATTTGATCTATTCTGAGTTTCCCAATTTGACATGCCACAAACAGATTGACTCCTATTGGAGGAGTAAGCATTCCTACCGCGAGATTTACAATCATAATGATTCCAAAATGAATTGGGTCTATACCAAATGAAATGGCCACAGGAGTTAATATCGGTGCCATAATAACAATCGCAGCACCTGTTTCTAAGAACATCCCTACAAATAATAATAAAACGTTTACAAGTAATAAAAATATGATCGGACTATCTGATACAGAGATAAACCATTGAGAAACAGTTGCTGGAACCTTCTCAGCCGTTAAAACCCACCCTAAAAGCCCTGCATTAGCAATAATAAACATGATGATCGAAGTCGATATAACAGAGTTACGCAAAACTTCCATTATACTTTTAATTGTTAGACTACGATATACAAATGCTCCCAAAATAAAGGCATATGCTACAGCGACAGCCGCTGCCTCTGTTGGTGTGAAAACACCGCCATAAATACCGCCTAAAATAATTACTGGCATAAGTAAAGGTAGAATTGCCTGCTTAAAAGCTTTTAATCTTCCCTTTGTAGTCATTAATGCTGCATCTTCAGCAATATTTGACTGGTTTAAAGTTTCTTTCCCATATCCCTTTATTTTACTAATGGCAAATATTGTTAACATGAGGGATCCGCCAATTAATACTCCTGGCATAACCCCAGCCATAAACAAATCACCAATGGAGATGGATACACCTGCAGTCAAAGCAAAAATAATCATTGGAATGGAAGGAGGAATAATGACCCCTAATTCTCCTGAAACAGCTTGAACAGAAGTTGAAAATGGTTTAGGGAATCCTCTTTTGACCATTGCTGGAATTAAAATACTACCAATCGCAGCAACCGTGGCAGCACTAGAGCCTGAGATCGAAGAGAAAAACATGGCTGTTAAAACGCTAACTATAGCTAACCCGCCTGTAAGTTTCCCCACAAGGGAATTCGCCAAATCTATCAATCTTTTTGAAATTCCAGCAGCTTCCATCAAGCTACCCGCTAATATAAAGAAAGGGATCGCCATCAGTGGAAATGAATTCATGGAAGAAAAAATCTTTTGGACTGCAACTTGAATCGAGATATCTTCACTTGTCATAGCAAATATTGAGGATAAACCCATTGAAAAGGCAACTGGTACCCCTAATGCAAATAGAATAATAAGACTAATGAATAATAGTAGTGCCATTGTTGTCCACCCCGGATTCATCCTTAGATATAAATATCTCTATAAAAACGGCAATACAATTTACTAATGCGATTATGCTTGCAACTGGAATGGCAGCATATGTCCAAGAAACTGGCAATTCAATAGCTCCCGTTGTTTGCCCTTGAATGGTTTCAAGAATAGTAAACCCATATTGTACTAACAAAAATAAAAACGTGATGTTAAATAACGTTATAATAATCTGCATTACTTTTTGGATTTTCTTAGGAACGATATGTAAGACAATTTCAACAGAAATCAGTAATCCTTTTCTCAATGCAATGGCCGTTCCTAATAATACAATCCAGATCATTAAGTACTTTATAATCTCTTCTGACCAAACTAAAGGGCTATTTAATACATAACGAGCAAAAACTTGGTATACGGTTAGAATGGCTATTCCTCCAAAAACAATCGCTAAAAAGTTAAATAGCCAATGATTTAATAAATCTACTAGATTAATAAACCCTCTCATATAGCCTCCTCCTAACATCGTAAAATTAAGATTAAACTTTCTACAAGTTTCATATTCTAATTAAAAGAATATGAAACTTGTAGAAAGGAAAGGGGAGGGATTTCCCCTCGCTACATTCTACCTGATAGACTTGAATTACTTTTCAGAGCGTACTTTTTCAAAGATTTCTTTGACTTCCGGGAAATTCTTATCTACAAATCCATCAAGCTTAGCTTGGAAAGCAGCAAGATCCGGTTCAACAAGCTTCATACCAGCATCTTGCAGTTGCTTCAGATATTCACTATCTCCAGAAATTATCGTATCTGCAGCATATTTTTTAGCCTCGCCATTAGCCGCCTTTTCTAAAATCTCTTGATGCTCTGGGCTTAGTTTGTTAAATGTTGTATCACTAATGACTAGTGAAATAGGTTCACGAACATGTTCAGTTTTTACTAGATAGTCAACGACTTCATTAAACTTAGAGTTATAGATTAATGAAAGTGGGTTTTCTTGCCCATCAATTACTCCTTGTTGTAAGGACGTAAATACTTCCCCAAATGCCATTGGTGTTGGAGCTGCACCTAATTGTTCGAAAGATTTAACAAATACTGGGCTTTCTGGTACACGGATTTTTAATCCTGCTAGATCTTCTGGTGTTTTTACTTCTTTATTTACTGTTAACCACCGAGCACCGCGCTCCCAGTAGGATAATACTTTGTATCCTGATTCTTCTAAAATTTTATCTGAAATCTCTTGTCCAACTTCACCGCTGTATACTTTATCAAAGTGCTCTTGATTATCAAAAAGGAAAGGAACTGTGAAAATTTTTGCTGTATCAGATGATCCAGAAAGTACACCCGCTCCTCCAACCCAAATATCAGTTGTTCCAACTTTTAATCCTTCTAATAAGTCTTTATCTGCACCTAAAGTGCCATCTTCGAATAATTCTATTTTTAATGAACCCTCTGATAATTCTTCTACTTCTTCAACAAATTTCTCAGCAGCTTGAGCATGAATTTCTGAATTTGGCCAAACATGTCCTAATTTTAGTTCAACTACTACATCTTCTTTTGATCCATTTTCTTTTACTTCTCCAGATGTATTTTCAGAATTACATCCTGCTAAAACTCCTACTGATAAAGCAAATGCTGATAAACCTGTAAACCATCTTCTCATTTTCATTTTCCATACCTTCTTTCTTTTTTTAATTATTGATAGTTTATATATTAACGACTACAAATGTTTAGCAATCAATTAATACTGAAAATAAACTGCCTTTATATTTGTAAAGAATTCAATATTGGAGTGTCCAATTGAATAGGCTCCAAATCCTGATTGTTTTACCCCACCAAACGGTAGATGTGCTGCACTAGCAGTTCCGTGATTTATATGGACCATTCCGCTTTCAACTTTATCTGCAAACTCATATGCTGAAGAAAGATTGTTTGTAAAGATGGAAGCAGCTAATCCGTATGCAACAGAATTTGCTACTTCAAACGCTTCTGTTTCGTCGTTCACTGTAATAATTGAAAGAACTGGACCAAAGATTTCTTCTTTTGCAATTCTCATTTCAGTTGTAACGTTTTCAAAAAGAGTTGGTGCTAAATAATAACCATCATCATATTTTCCACCTTGAAGCTGTTCGCCACCGTATAGTAATGTAGCCCCTTCTTCTTTCCCAATTTGAACATATTTTTGTACAGCTTCTAACTGATTTTTATCCATTAGCGGACCCATTGTTACTCCTTTTTCCCACGCAGGACCAACTTGAAGTTGTTTCATTTCATGCAGAATGGCATCTGTAAGGTCTTCTTTCAAATTTTTGTGAACAATTACTCTGCTAATCGCAGTACAACGTTGACCGCTTACTGCAAACGCTGCACTTACAATTTGTTTTGCAACCTCTTCAACATTTTCATAATCCAGTACAACTGCAGGATTTTTTCCACCTAATTCCAATTGTGTTTTCACTAGTCTTTTGCCAGCAGATTCATTGATTTGAATTCCGAGATTCGTTGATCCGGTAAAACTAATCCCTTTTACGAGTGGATGATTAACTAAAGGCGTACCAACTTTAGAGCCTCCACCTACTACTAGATTTACAACACCTTTCGGAAAACCTGCTTCAGCAAATAGTTCCATTAATCTTGCTGATGTCCATGGTGTTGCAGAAGCTGGTTTAAAAACAACGGTACAACCAAATGCTAGGGCTGGAGCTATTTTT from Robertmurraya sp. FSL R5-0851 includes the following:
- a CDS encoding TRAP transporter large permease, which translates into the protein MALLLFISLIILFALGVPVAFSMGLSSIFAMTSEDISIQVAVQKIFSSMNSFPLMAIPFFILAGSLMEAAGISKRLIDLANSLVGKLTGGLAIVSVLTAMFFSSISGSSAATVAAIGSILIPAMVKRGFPKPFSTSVQAVSGELGVIIPPSIPMIIFALTAGVSISIGDLFMAGVMPGVLIGGSLMLTIFAISKIKGYGKETLNQSNIAEDAALMTTKGRLKAFKQAILPLLMPVIILGGIYGGVFTPTEAAAVAVAYAFILGAFVYRSLTIKSIMEVLRNSVISTSIIMFIIANAGLLGWVLTAEKVPATVSQWFISVSDSPIIFLLLVNVLLLFVGMFLETGAAIVIMAPILTPVAISFGIDPIHFGIIMIVNLAVGMLTPPIGVNLFVACQIGKLRIDQILKPLIPFYIVLLVDIILISYLPAISLWLPNFLK
- a CDS encoding TRAP transporter small permease; this encodes MRGFINLVDLLNHWLFNFLAIVFGGIAILTVYQVFARYVLNSPLVWSEEIIKYLMIWIVLLGTAIALRKGLLISVEIVLHIVPKKIQKVMQIIITLFNITFLFLLVQYGFTILETIQGQTTGAIELPVSWTYAAIPVASIIALVNCIAVFIEIFISKDESGVDNNGTTIIH
- a CDS encoding TRAP transporter substrate-binding protein, producing MKMRRWFTGLSAFALSVGVLAGCNSENTSGEVKENGSKEDVVVELKLGHVWPNSEIHAQAAEKFVEEVEELSEGSLKIELFEDGTLGADKDLLEGLKVGTTDIWVGGAGVLSGSSDTAKIFTVPFLFDNQEHFDKVYSGEVGQEISDKILEESGYKVLSYWERGARWLTVNKEVKTPEDLAGLKIRVPESPVFVKSFEQLGAAPTPMAFGEVFTSLQQGVIDGQENPLSLIYNSKFNEVVDYLVKTEHVREPISLVISDTTFNKLSPEHQEILEKAANGEAKKYAADTIISGDSEYLKQLQDAGMKLVEPDLAAFQAKLDGFVDKNFPEVKEIFEKVRSEK
- a CDS encoding aldehyde dehydrogenase family protein; amino-acid sequence: MTIVNDEIKGMEAWLETLQPKVYGNFIGGEWVDSNTSKTFSIYNSAKKDQLLASFQDSNDYDVDQAVKAANEAFKNWSKVPGPDRGALLYKFADLLEKNIEELAFMLSAEQGKVFNESIGEVYRAAKETRFAAGEAFRIDGNTLPGERPNVWNSTVRQPIGVIAAIAPWNFPVVTPVRKIAPALAFGCTVVFKPASATPWTSARLMELFAEAGFPKGVVNLVVGGGSKVGTPLVNHPLVKGISFTGSTNLGIQINESAGKRLVKTQLELGGKNPAVVLDYENVEEVAKQIVSAAFAVSGQRCTAISRVIVHKNLKEDLTDAILHEMKQLQVGPAWEKGVTMGPLMDKNQLEAVQKYVQIGKEEGATLLYGGEQLQGGKYDDGYYLAPTLFENVTTEMRIAKEEIFGPVLSIITVNDETEAFEVANSVAYGLAASIFTNNLSSAYEFADKVESGMVHINHGTASAAHLPFGGVKQSGFGAYSIGHSNIEFFTNIKAVYFQY